The Mesorhizobium loti genome includes a region encoding these proteins:
- a CDS encoding VOC family protein, producing the protein MPKLGTVTPILRIFDIAKAREFYVGFLGFEVQWEHRFDDNAPLYMAIGRDACVLHLSEHHGDGAPGIAVRIKVEDIAALHGELIGKKYRFARPGLEETPWKTREVSVADPFGNRLHFYEDATG; encoded by the coding sequence ATGCCGAAACTTGGCACTGTCACGCCCATTCTGCGCATCTTCGACATTGCCAAGGCGCGTGAATTCTATGTCGGCTTTCTCGGCTTCGAGGTGCAGTGGGAGCATCGCTTCGACGACAACGCGCCGCTCTACATGGCGATCGGCCGCGACGCCTGCGTCCTGCATCTGAGCGAACATCACGGCGATGGCGCGCCTGGCATTGCCGTGCGCATCAAGGTCGAGGACATCGCCGCACTGCATGGCGAACTGATCGGCAAGAAATACCGCTTCGCCAGGCCGGGCCTGGAAGAGACGCCGTGGAAGACCCGCGAGGTATCGGTCGCCGACCCATTCGGCAACCGCCTGCATTTCTACGAGGATGCCACCGGCTGA